Proteins from a single region of Penaeus monodon isolate SGIC_2016 chromosome 12, NSTDA_Pmon_1, whole genome shotgun sequence:
- the LOC119579672 gene encoding uncharacterized protein LOC119579672: MWSAEASLFSTLYKFSKIKEDLGLSRFLLLQLLLSLLRQGLWRSLLSLRRAVLRLTLLFLLRKKLLLRQRKAVLLRLRLLFLLRKKLLLRQRKAVLLRLRKKLLLRQRKAVLLRLRKKLLLRQRKAVLLRLRKKLLLGQRKAVLLRLRLLFLLRQRKAVLLRQRL; encoded by the exons TATAAATTCTCGAAGATCAAGGAAGACCTTGGACTGTC GAGGTTCCTGCTGCTTCAACTGCTATTGTCCCTGCTGAGGCAGGGGCTATGGAGGAGCTTACTGTCACTGAGGAGAGCTGTCCTTAGGCTGACGCTGTTATTCCTGCTGAGGAAGAAGCTGttgctgaggcagaggaaagctgtCCTCCTTAGGCTGAGGCTGTTGTTCCT GCTGAGGAAGAAGCTGttgctgaggcagaggaaagcCGTTCTCCTTAGGCTGAGGAAGAAGCTCttgctgaggcagaggaaagctgtCCTCCTTAGGCTGAGGAAGAAGCTCttgctgaggcagaggaaagctgttcTCCTTAGGCTGAGGAAGAAGCTCTTGCTGGGGCAGAGGAAAGCTGTTCTCCTTAGGCTGAGGCTGTTGTTCCTGTtgaggcagaggaaagctgtCCTCCTTAGGCAGAGGTTGTGA
- the LOC119579673 gene encoding myogenesis-regulating glycosidase-like: MRAILLRLRLWVKKVQNRIEIDDNWETYYGDAVFNPDRFPDPKRLFDDLKNEGYRVTVWIHPFINDDCDSYAYADEHGYFVKLRTRPRGLGGQQTSRWRGRHSGIITNPAAAEWWGARLLKLRQETGLDNDKFDAGEASWLPEVFTPGVDERFWPSAYTFKSPRLDLVLPDMNGGNAYVIKPSAELFVRWAQANSFMPSLQFSLLPWDFDKEQTNFAPSPMLRPTWGLCPTDEDCLVADQREYCYQLK; encoded by the exons ATGAGAGCTATCCTCCTTAGGCTGAGGCTGTGGGTGAAGAAGGttcagaaccgg ATTGAGATAGACGATAACTGGGAGACTTATTACGGAGACGCTGTCTTCAACCCCGATCGCTTTCCGGATCCTAAAAGACTGTTCGATGATCTCAAG AACGAAGGCTATCGAGTTACCGTATGGATACATCCTTTCATTAACGACGACTGTGACTCCTATGCTTACGCTGACGAACACGGCTATTTTGTGAAGTTGAGAACGAGGCCTAGAg GACTCGGAGGGCAACAGACATCCCGGTGGCGGGGACGTCACTCGGGGATCATCACCAACCCCGCGGCGGCCGAGTGGTGGGGCGCGAGGCTCCTGAAGCTGCGGCAGGAGACGGGCCTCGATAATGACAAGTTCGACGCCGGGGAAGCGTCGTGGCTGCCGGAGGTTTTCACGCCCGGGGTCGACGAGAGGTTCTGGCCCAGTGCCTACACGTTtaa GTCTCCTCGGTTAGACCTCGTCTTGCCTGACATGAACGGAGGCAACGCTTACGTCATTAAACCAAGCGCGGAGTTGTTTGTAAGGTGGGCGCAGGCTAACTCTTTCATGCCGAGTCTCCAGTTTTCTTTGCTGCCTTGGGACTTCGATAAGGAGCAG ACTAATTTCGCCCCAAGCCCCATGCTGAGGCCGACGTGGGGGCTCTGTCCCACCGATGAGGACTGTCTCGTGGCCGACCAGCGTGAGTACTGTTATCAGTTAAAGTGA